A window from Cryptomeria japonica chromosome 1, Sugi_1.0, whole genome shotgun sequence encodes these proteins:
- the LOC131026779 gene encoding PRA1 family protein B2: MMPTSSHTSNTTMTPQSPPQPSLPTQIADAGKSLYAQRRPWSELISASNGGTAFAKPDSFGDALARIRRNAAYFRINYAFLLLLMVLCSLLKEPVALLVIVTLAAAWCLLYLFRTEPLVVFDRSLSDGAVLAGLTLGTILALFLTGVTGTILMAVAVGALIVALHGAFRVTDDLFIDEEEAAQSGLLGHSYTAIASNPRQV, translated from the coding sequence ATGATGCCGACTTCTTCTCACACCTCAAACACCACCATGACGCCACAATCTCCACCACAACCCTCACTCCCCACCCAAATCGCAGACGCAGGCAAATCTCTGTACGCGCAACGCAGGCCCTGGTCGGAGCTCATCAGCGCCTCCAATGGCGGCACCGCCTTCGCCAAGCCCGATTCATTCGGCGATGCCCTAGCTCGCATCCGCCGCAACGCGGCCTATTTCCGCATCAATTATGCCTTCCTTTTACTGTTGATGGTCCTGTGCAGCCTCCTGAAAGAGCCCGTTGCGTTGCTGGTTATCGTTACCCTAGCCGCCGCCTGGTGCCTGCTTTATCTTTTCCGGACCGAGCCGCTGGTGGTTTTCGATCGGAGCCTGAGCGACGGTGCTGTGCTCGCAGGCTTGACCTTGGGTACCATTTTGGCGCTCTTTCTGACAGGGGTTACGGGTACCATTTTAATGGCGGTTGCAGTCGGGGCTTTGATCGTGGCTCTGCACGGGGCGTTTAGGGTTACAGATGACCTGTTCATTGATGAAGAGGAGGCAGCGCAGAGCGGACTGCTGGGGCATAGCTACACTGCAATTGCTTCTAATCCAAGGCAAGTTTAG